The proteins below are encoded in one region of Silene latifolia isolate original U9 population chromosome 2, ASM4854445v1, whole genome shotgun sequence:
- the LOC141637839 gene encoding uncharacterized protein LOC141637839 yields MNNFRDAVDECGLRDLPYEGYAFTFDNGQAGDANRQCRLDRAMVNGGWSDKFPYAKLLHLDREWSDHAPIKVLFNGRGESEGRAPKMFRFEQIWVGQDGCEEAVKRAWEVDNRELLNSLQRCATELKEWKGGTIGKVMRDLQKKRKRLKFLNEGRRSAREVEERRKIVHEIADLLRQEETFWRQRSRALWLRDGDRNTKFFHQKASQIKEKNNIAKLIDERGRVVSDRQGMAACAVRYFRGLFTSDQPENFEELLTGVEGRVTEAMNEGLQEEYHGDEVVEALSQMHPLKAPGLDGMNGLFYQTY; encoded by the coding sequence ATGAATAATTTCCGGGATGCGGTCGATGAGTGTGGCTTAAGGGATCTCCCATATGAGGGGTACGCTTTTACGTTTGACAATGGCCAAGCAGGAGATGCGAATAGGCAATGTAGGTTGGACCGAGCTATGGTTAATGGGGGGTGGTCGGACAAATTCCCTTATGCTAAGCTGCTTCATCTTGATAGAGAGTGGTCTGACCACGCACCTATCAAGGTTCTGTTTAATGGGCGTGGGGAGTCCGAGGGGAGGGCTCCTAAGATGTTTCGTTTCGAACAAATTTGGGTAGGACAAGATGGGTGCGAAGAGGCGGTTAAGAGAGCTTGGGAGGTGGATAATAGAGAGCTCCTTAATTCCCTGCAGCGATGTGCGACTGAGCTTAAGGAATGGAAGGGAGGGACTATTGGAAAGGTTATGCGTGACTTACAAAAGAAACGTAAAAGATTGAAATTCTTGAATGAGGGTAGGCGGTCAGCGAGAGAGGTCGAGGAAAGGCGGAAAATTGTTCATGAAATTGCGGACCTACTGAGACAAGAAGAAACCTTTTGGAGACAAAGATCTAGAGCTTTATGGCTGCGTGATGGCGATAGAAATACAAAGTTTTTTCATCAAAAGGCAAGCCAAATAAAGGAGAAAAATAATATTGCTAAACTTATTGATGAGAGGGGCCGAGTGGTGAGTGATAGACAAGGGATGGCGGCATGTGCAGTTCGTTATTTTCGGGGATTGTTCACATCTGATCAACCGGAGAACTTTGAGGAGCTGCTCACAGGTGTGGAAGGGAGAGTGACGGAGGCCATGAATGAGGGCTTACAAGAAGAGTACCATGGAGATGAAGTAGTAGAAGCACTAAGCCAGATGCATCCTCTGAAAGCTCCAGGTCTTGATGGTATGAACGGTCTTTTTTATCAAACTTATTAG